TATATGAAACCTTAGAAAATTTTAATATCACAAAGGAAAATATGGACGAAATAGTAGATAATGCTTTAAGATCAGTAGGATTATCAAGAGAAGAAGTTATAGATAAGTATCCTAGCGAGTTTTCAGGAGGACAGCTTCAAAGAATATCAGTAGCAAGAGCATTAATAACAAAGCCCTCTCTTTTAATCGCAGATGAGCCTGTATCCATGATAGATGCTTCCTTAAGAATGTCCATTGTAAATCTTTTTAAGGATTTAAAAGAGAAAAATAACGTGAGTGTCATATATATAACCCATGACCTTGCCACTGCATATTACATAAGTGATAAGATAGCTATTATGTTCCGAGGAGAAATCGTAGAATTGGGAGAAGTAGAAAAGGTACTAATGAACCCCAAACATCCATACACAATGGTTCTTTACGAATCTATTCCAGAGCCTGATCCCAAAAAGAAGTGGAAAAAACAAATCTCTCTTTCTGCTTTTGAAGAAGAGGAATTCTTATTGAAAGGATGTAAATTTGCAAAAAGATGTTCTTTTGTTATGGATGATTGTACAAAGGAAGAAATTCCATATTTTGAAGCTAACGGTAGAAAAGTTAAATGCTTACTCTATAGATAGGAGGACCAAAAATGGTGGAACTTTCTGAGATTGCATCCGCCTTAATAGAGGGAAATAGAAAAAAGGTTCAGGAATTAGTAGAATTAGCAATTAAAGAAGGTATACCTCCTGAGAGAATACTAAATGAGGGACTACTTGCAGGAATGCAAGTAATAGGAGAAAGATTTAAAAATAATGAAATTTTTGTTCCTGAAGTTCTAATTTCCGCAAGAGCAATGCATGCAGGAATGAACTTATTAAAACCTCTGCTTGCAAAATCTCAAGGAATTTTAAAAGGAAAGGTAGTTATAGGAACTGTAAAAGGAGATCTACATGATATAGGGAAAAATCTTGTTGCAATGATGCTAGAAGGAGCAGGTTATCAAGTAATTGATCTAGGAATAGATGTGGATGCTGAAAAATTTGTAGAAGCAGTTAAAACTCATAATCCTGATATATTAGGAATGTCCGCTTTATTAACCACAACTATGCCTTATATGAGAACAACTATCGAAGCTCTAGAGAAAGAAGGAGTAAGGGATAAGGTTAAGGTAATTGTGGGAGGAGCACCTGTTACCGAAGAATTTGCAAAGGAGATAGGTGCAGATGGATACGCAGATTCTGCAAGTTCTGCTGTAGAATTAGTTGATAATCTCTTGGGAATAAAAAGTGCCTAAAATAACAATATATCCTGAAAATATTGAAATATACATTTCTGAAGAAGAAAATCTTTTAAGAGTATTACAAAAAAATAAAATAGGGATAAATTCCTACTGTGGAGGAGAAGGATGGTGTGGAAAATGCAAAGTACTAGTAAAAGAAGGAAATCCTTCTCCTCTTACTTTAAAGGAAAAAAGAATCTTAACAGAAGAAGAAATAGAAAAGAGAATAAGACTTGCCTGCCAGATAAGAGTTAAAGAGGATATTAAAATAGAAGTATTAAACAGAATAAAAGAATTAGATATTATTTATCGATTTAATTTAGATTTAAATCTAGAGTTTAATCCAGTAATTTCTATTCAAAGTTTTTCCCTTCCTTTGCCTAATCTTTATGATCAAACTTCTGATACAGAAAGATTATTAAGGGCAAAAAAGGGCTTAAAAATTAAAAATATAAATCTTATAAGAAAAATTCCAAGGTTTTTAAGGGAAAATAATTTTCAAGGTAAATTAGTTATATATGAAGATGAGATTATAGATATAAGAGAGGAAGAATTTGATTCTCCTTTAGGAGTTGCCTTTGATATAGGGACCACGACTTTAGTAGGATATCTTTTAGATTTAAAAAGAGGCAAAGAAATAGATATAATTACCTATTTAAATCCCCAGAGTTTTTATGGAAGTGATATAATCTCAAGAATAACCTATGCTATAAATTCCAAGGATGGAATAAAAATTTTAAAAGAAACAATTCTTTCTTCCCTTAAAGAGATGATAGAAACTATTTGCTCTAAAAATAACTTATCTCCAAAGGACATATATGCCTTTTCCATCGCAGGAAATCCTACTATGGTTCATCTTCTCTTGGGAATAAATCCAGAATATATCTCTGTTTCTCCCTATGTTCCTGTAATATCTTCAGGAATGATCTTAGATTCTCAAGATTTAGATCTTAATATTTCTCCTTTTGCAAAAGTTTATATTCTACCTA
This DNA window, taken from Dictyoglomus sp., encodes the following:
- a CDS encoding ASKHA domain-containing protein — its product is MPKITIYPENIEIYISEEENLLRVLQKNKIGINSYCGGEGWCGKCKVLVKEGNPSPLTLKEKRILTEEEIEKRIRLACQIRVKEDIKIEVLNRIKELDIIYRFNLDLNLEFNPVISIQSFSLPLPNLYDQTSDTERLLRAKKGLKIKNINLIRKIPRFLRENNFQGKLVIYEDEIIDIREEEFDSPLGVAFDIGTTTLVGYLLDLKRGKEIDIITYLNPQSFYGSDIISRITYAINSKDGIKILKETILSSLKEMIETICSKNNLSPKDIYAFSIAGNPTMVHLLLGINPEYISVSPYVPVISSGMILDSQDLDLNISPFAKVYILPNISGYVGGDIIAGILAIGLWKEKGNILFVDVGTNGEIVLKTKKGIFSCATAAGPAFEGGHISSGMIAKEGAINRVWLENNDVKFSVIGDKKEEGICGSGIIDAVKVMLDLNIIDKTGRFNKGEYFSLGDVKITQRDIREFQLAKSAIRTGIEILLKDAKTTFNNIDKIYLAGAFGNYLNKDSILRIGLLPPINPEKIIFVGNSAGKGAELVLLNKDFIDLAEKLRKEIIYIELSGRKDFQDYFVEFMYF
- a CDS encoding ABC transporter ATP-binding protein is translated as MTNNNYILKVENLTKIFTLGNIFSRIKIVAVNNVSFEIKEGEIFTLAGESGSGKTTVARIILGFHEPTSGRIIYKGKDITSLNKENRNFFRREVQAIFQNPFETFNPLRKVSSYLYETLENFNITKENMDEIVDNALRSVGLSREEVIDKYPSEFSGGQLQRISVARALITKPSLLIADEPVSMIDASLRMSIVNLFKDLKEKNNVSVIYITHDLATAYYISDKIAIMFRGEIVELGEVEKVLMNPKHPYTMVLYESIPEPDPKKKWKKQISLSAFEEEEFLLKGCKFAKRCSFVMDDCTKEEIPYFEANGRKVKCLLYR
- a CDS encoding corrinoid protein → MVELSEIASALIEGNRKKVQELVELAIKEGIPPERILNEGLLAGMQVIGERFKNNEIFVPEVLISARAMHAGMNLLKPLLAKSQGILKGKVVIGTVKGDLHDIGKNLVAMMLEGAGYQVIDLGIDVDAEKFVEAVKTHNPDILGMSALLTTTMPYMRTTIEALEKEGVRDKVKVIVGGAPVTEEFAKEIGADGYADSASSAVELVDNLLGIKSA